A DNA window from Zingiber officinale cultivar Zhangliang chromosome 3A, Zo_v1.1, whole genome shotgun sequence contains the following coding sequences:
- the LOC122054033 gene encoding zinc finger A20 and AN1 domain-containing stress-associated protein 9-like encodes MAQESWKKDTEQTDCETPEVPILCANKCGFFGTAMSNNLCSKCYKDIAMKHESMVSSPITEVEKPQIIPSSSVQINHTEGLSKVDGPSEPKVVDDQLKGLLKKQPANRCAQCQKKIGLIGFKCRCGGAFCSSHRYSEAHECSFDYKAAGRVVLAKENPVVMAKKLEKI; translated from the coding sequence ATGGCGCAAGAGAGCTGGAAAAAGGATACCGAACAAACTGACTGCGAAACACCTGAAGTCCCCATTTTATGTGCAAACAAATGTGGGTTTTTTGGAACTGCCATGAGCAATAACCTCTGCTCCAAATGCTACAAGGATATTGCCATGAAACATGAGTCGATGGTTTCTTCCCCTATAACAGAAGTGGAGAAACCGCagattattccatcttcttctgtGCAGATCAACCACACTGAAGGTTTGAGTAAAGTGGATGGGCCAAGTGAGCCCAAGGTTGTCGACGATCAACTGAAGGGATTGTTGAAGAAGCAACCGGCTAACCGATGTGCCCAATGCCAGAAAAAGATAGGTTTAATTGGTTTCAAATGCCGGTGTGGCGGCGCATTCTGTTCCTCTCATAGGTACTCTGAGGCACATGAATGCTCTTTCGACTACAAGGCTGCTGGCCGAGTGGTGTTAGCCAAAGAGAATCCTGTTGTGATGGCTAAGAAGTTGGAGAAAATTTGA
- the LOC122054032 gene encoding zinc finger A20 and AN1 domain-containing stress-associated protein 9-like, with translation MAQESWKKDTEQTDCETPEVPILCANKCGFFGTAMNNNLCSKCYKDIAMKLESMVSSPITEVEKPQIVPSSSVQINHTEGLSKVDGPSEPKVVDDQLKGVLKKQPANRCAQCQKKIGLIGFKCRCGGAFCSSHRYSEAHECSFDYKAAGRVVLAKENPIVMAKKLEKI, from the coding sequence ATGGCGCAAGAGAGCTGGAAAAAGGATACCGAACAAACTGATTGTGAAACCCCTGAAGTCCCCATATTATGTGCAAACAAATGTGGGTTTTTTGGAACTGCCATGAACAATAACCTCTGCTCCAAATGCTACAAGGATATTGCCATGAAACTTGAGTCGATGGTTTCTTCCCCTATAACAGAAGTGGAGAAACCACAGATTGTTCCATCTTCTTCTGTGCAGATCAACCACACTGAAGGTTTGAGTAAAGTGGATGGGCCAAGTGAGCCCAAGGTTGTCGATGATCAACTGAAGGGAGTGTTGAAGAAGCAACCGGCTAACCGATGTGCCCAATGCCAGAAAAAGATAGGTTTAATTGGTTTCAAATGCCGGTGTGGCGGCGCATTCTGTTCCTCTCATAGGTACTCTGAGGCACATGAATGCTCTTTCGACTACAAGGCTGCTGGCCGAGTGGTGTTAGCCAAAGAGaatcctattgtgatggctaagAAGTTGGAGAAAATTTGA